From a single Spongiibacter taiwanensis genomic region:
- a CDS encoding response regulator yields the protein MKTLLLVEDNEMNRDMLSRRLGRKGYTVTLAVDGEAGLQSCRREKPDLMLLDMSLPVKDGWQVAAEMKADDELKSVPIIALTAHAMADDRQRALSAGCDDYDTKPVDLPRLLAKIEALLDRAE from the coding sequence ATGAAGACGCTGCTGCTGGTTGAAGATAACGAAATGAACCGGGACATGCTGAGTCGCCGGTTGGGGCGTAAGGGCTACACGGTGACACTGGCGGTGGACGGGGAAGCCGGCTTGCAAAGCTGCCGCCGGGAAAAGCCGGATTTGATGCTGCTGGATATGAGTTTGCCGGTGAAGGACGGTTGGCAGGTGGCGGCGGAGATGAAGGCGGACGACGAACTGAAATCGGTGCCGATTATTGCCCTTACCGCCCATGCCATGGCCGACGACCGTCAGCGGGCTTTGTCTGCTGGCTGCGATGATTATGATACCAAGCCGGTAGACCTGCCCCGTCTGCTGGCCAAAATTGAGGCATTGCTGGATCGCGCTGAATGA